A region of Colletotrichum higginsianum IMI 349063 chromosome 10, whole genome shotgun sequence DNA encodes the following proteins:
- a CDS encoding Beta-ketoacyl synthase domain-containing protein has protein sequence MTPEPIAVIGSACRFPGDLTTPSKLWDFLAKPHDLQSEVPKDRFNIDAFHHPDGSHHGRTNARHGYFLSDIKTFDAQFFNIQAGEAESMDPQQRQLLEATYEALCASGQTLAGLKGSDTAVYVGIMTHDFELTKVGDLDAIPTYLATGAATSIASNRLSYFFDWHGPSMTIDTACSSSLVAVHHAVQQLRSGTSKVAVAAGANLMLSPCKSPPPHRYTYLVFSTSTATSTANGGVYAVNFITESKLSMLSPTGRSRMWDAGADGYARGEGIACVVLKTLSQALADGDTIDCLIRETGVGQDGRTTGITMPSSKAQAALIRATYARAGLDPSKPDGRPQFFEAHGTGTPAGDPQEAEAISTAFFPNTTDDTDKQDLYVGSIKTVVGHTEGTAGIAGLLKCSLAVQNGVVPPNLLLEKLNPRVEPFCEHLRVPKEATPWPAVAEGQPRRASVNSFGFGGTNAHAIIEEYIPATPPSTPTDSTTTSVNVLPLVFSARTKRSLKANMESILSHIKTTPDINLTDLAWTLLQKRSVLPLRHVIAASSSVESLSKTLEAVIKKDDELGLEYAPRSTTDAARILGVFTGQGAQWPAMLKQLVVRVPFVAAIVDELDTALQTLPEQYRPGWTLKEQLLLEGDASNVRLAAYSQPLCAAVQIVLVRLLSAAGVKFEAIVGHSSGEIGCAFAAGFISARQAIRVAYLRGFASRHAASPTAVGEQQQQVVGGMLAAGISLEDARELVELESFAGRVCIAACNSPDSVTLSGDMDALEEMAEILQDESKFARLLRVDKAYHSHHMLPCSDPYVTALNDCGCAVADGPDTGTGSGTDTAGAGAGVKWYSSVHEGKTMTKADVTPQYWRDNLVSPVLFRQALEQAGLENTLDAAVEVGPHPTLQAPATKTLATVVAAAATTDEMPYTGCLRRGEDDVAAFSAALGYIWERFGALNAINATAFVTATAQPTSSPVTDISKSLPAYAWDHSRVYWSESRAAKAALHGPRPHLMLGTLLPSSTATTLQWRNFIRPRDHEWMQGHELQGQAVFPAAGYAVMAMEAALYVAASAAASTGERKNNIGVQLVELLDLSIDKAVTFDDADSMAELTLTASVTSSDDAHIELDFGIASCLSRESTLSRSAQGRIIVTLGDEPVSLPGPGPAPPHANPVDIKLFYKELDSIGYDYSNNYRCVYSMSRSTSRASGHLAHPRLLDGSSSSSNPIVLHPANLDLAFQTVMGAYSSPGDKRLRSLYVPTRVGRIALVPAVCASSLDSLEGVRYNAVNTYDGGDYLSGDIEVFDKETNAVLYSVEDMHLKPLTPPSASQDHRPFTKTVWGPLNPDKILDIERLWATEQDKEVIPIIERAVYYFVRQFLAELTEEDRKNASVGNQRYIYWHEHVLKIARNGKHLFYKPEWEEDTEESIDKLLQEHWYHPHLRLAKLVSENSLLTIRENKNPFIWMNENGLLTEFYTSYLTSGPTWEYGQHLISQIAHRFQNMDILEIGGGTGSATASILAIPELGFNSYTFTDISAAFFEKAKENFAPFLDRMDFRKLDITKPPAEQGFKTHAYDMIIASSVLHATPNLTETMANARTLLKPGGHVVICEATNKDHMRVGYLFGLFADWWAGIDEGRTLDPFATREEWDAIFKKTGFSGIDSVTTDRESHIFPNTLLSTHAVSPEQLRLDEPLSAPAKPQLPQLVIVGGGAGEASAPILDKIRELLPGRDPLVVSGLVELAAAEVQPKATYVVLSEVDSPVFDDLTEEKLAAVKKLFFGSNAGGVLWLTEDAWVSNPRQAMGIGMLRSVRLENPDVAFQSLDVDRLEDLDARFLVEQILRLEEGTPENTVWTLEPEICVVDGRPHVPRIKQDTARNNRLNSVRRPILDEVDVGAVPVALRPQSTSTSSPVLVTAHTSRPPLGVAPDAAKQTVRVHHATVKAIRVLGLGYFHIVTGTTPADGAVLALAEVNASIVSVPVKHTFPVKDTSVNTLLSAVANLIAQGLVDTPPGSSALVYEPPRFCVDAIQQVAETRRVRVHVATADASSAASRGSVIVLHPRDTDKALKQKIPGGIAALYDLSSDKHAASLGPRLARITGCYAARDSSYISRPEAAAVVYSDEALEASQLQLVTESISSTTTPALDADSIASCRVTKPADALHDALDAIVDWQAEPKVPARVSPVDVGTLFVKNKTYLLVGLSQSMGRSIATWIVRHGGRHVVLSSRNPETPEAGWLEDIERLGGKITVLAMDASNSQSVDAGLATLRDVHNLPPVGGVAYGPLVLKDALLNNMDLATMDMVLKSKVPGAKIFHDRFCDPNKDPLDFFVMFSSAALFGGNPGQTNYTAANAYLQALGQYRRSKGLAASTIHIGAVMGIGYLTRNSREAEFQEKSDVDTLGEAEFLALFAEAVVSGRRVDGVDGVHAKRVIDMSETEIASGIPALESRHKETIKFYHDPRFGNLKTPETRGDAADAGGGKISIKEMLATATTMEQVRAAISESLSDKMRGVLHIPPEESVNAAAPLLDQGIDSLGAITVASWFSKQLLVEIPILRVLSGASIDDLAAEGASRLSPTAIPLVADAQVSQDSSTASLSDNSSSDDGGASTPLSTPDEAEKRVDGVVRKAPMSLIQQYSYTRQASLPDVTISHNTIGVMMEGSLSTDKLAQAVTAAINRHETLRTAFRLSEPGSESESGPTPQLHVLSAPTWGLRAVSVSSRAEAEAELAKLQKEPYDLESGETFKIAVFTWSPTSHLLVLAYHRLAGDGSTTENLVAELSQLYSGAVLPPAPQYTDFAVKQRTLLSSGAMDASIAYWTSLYTPLPAPLPLLPLPGAQSAAAARGPVSWDQHTAMSRLSAVLAFRIKERTKKLRTTPMTFYLAAYAALLSDLSKQERVSVGLADTNRSSVADLSTMGYFANLLPLRLTSSSDTFTTTIESTKEAVRQAMSHSIVPHDLISSRLGLDEVSPKDMTHAPLFQAVFDYRQGAAESGAIGGASIVEVLASRERTPYDVVLEMSDDPTKDPLVTVKLQSSVYSEGDAEVFLGRYVDLLTGLSKGETV, from the exons ATGACCCCAGAACCCATTGCCGTAATCGGCAGCGCCTGCCGCTTCCCAGGCGACCTGACTACCCCCTCCAAGCTATGGGACTTTCTCGCCAAACCCCACGATCTCCAGTCCGAGGTCCCCAAAGACCGCTTCAACATTGACGCCTTCCACCACCCCGACGGCAGCCACCACGGGCGCACCAACGCGCGGCACGGCTACTTCCTCTCAGATATCAAGACCTTTGACGCGCAGTTCTTCAACatccaggccggcgaggccgagagcaTGGACCCGCAGCAGCGccagctgctcgaggccACATATGAGGCGCTGTGTGCCTCCGGGCAAACGCTCGCGGGGCTGAAGGGGTCTGATACGGCGGTCTACGTGGGCATCATGACGCACGACTTCGAGCTGACCAAGGTTGGGGATCTGGATGCGATCCCGACGTATCTGGCGACGGGGGCGGCCACGAGCATCGCGAGTAACCGGTTGAGTTACTTTTTTGACTGGCATGGGCCGAGT ATGACGATCGATACGGCGTGTAGCTCGTCGCTTGTTGCGGTCCATCATGCCGTCCAGCAGCTGCGCAGCGGCACAAGCAAAGTTGCCGTTGCGGCGGGTGCGAATCTGATGCTGTCACCATGtaagtccccccccccccacagATATACATATCTTGTATTTTCGACGTCCACCGCGACCAGCACAGCTAACGGGGGGGTTTATGCAGTAAACTTCATTACAGAAAGCAAGCTGTCCATGCTCTCACCGACAGGGCGGTCACGCATGTGGGATGCTGGGGCGGACGGGTATGCAAGAGGA GAGGGCATAGCATGCGTCGTCCTCAAAACCCTCTCCCAGgctctcgccgacggcgacaccATCGATTGTCTGATCCGCGAGACGGGCGTCGGCCAGGACGGCCGGACCACGGGCATCACCATGCCGAGCAGCAaggcgcaggcggcgctgATCCGCGCAACGTATGCCCGGGCTGGGCTGGATCCCAGCAAGCCCGATGGGCGGCCGCAGTTCTTCGAGGCGCATG GAACCGGAACACCGGCAGGCGACCCtcaagaggccgaggccataTCGAccgccttcttccccaaCACGACGGACGACACTGATAAGCAAGACCTGTATGTGGGCTCCATTAAGACGGTGGTCGGCCACACAGAGGGCACGGCTGGCATTGCAGGCCTGCTCAAGTGCAGCCTGGCTGTGCAGAATGGTGTCGTGCCGCCGAACCTgctgctcgagaagctcaacCCGCGCGTTGAACCGTTCTGTGAGCATCTGCGTGTGCCCAAGGAGGCGACGCCGTGGCCGGCTGTTGCGGAGGGGcagccgaggagggcgagcgTGAACTCTTTCG GCTTCGGAGGCACAAACGCCcacgccatcatcgaggagTACATCCCCGCCACACCCCCCTCGACTCCCACCGacagcaccaccacctcggTCAATGTCCTGCCGCTGGTCTTCTCAGCCCGGACGAAACGCTCCCTCAAGGCCAACATGGAGAGCATCCTGTCCCACATCAAGACGACCCCGGATATCAACCTGACAGACCTGGCATGGACGCTCCTCCAGAAACGCTCCGTCCTGCCCCTGCGCCACGTCAtcgcagccagcagcagcgtcgaGTCTCTCAGCAAGACGCTGGAAGCCGTcatcaagaaggacgacgaaCTGGGGCTGGAATACGCCCCCAGAAGCACCACCGACGCAGCCCGcatcctcggcgtcttcacGGGCCAGGGCGCGCAGTGGCCCGCCATGCTGAAGCAGCTGGTCGTGCGCGTCCCGTTCGTGGcggccatcgtcgacgagctggacaCGGCCCTGCAGACGCTTCCCGAGCAGTACAGGCCCGGCTGGACGCTCAAGGAGCAGTTGCTCCTAGAGGGCGACGCGTCCAACGTGCGCCTGGCCGCGTACTCGCAGCCCCtctgcgccgccgtccagatCGTCCTGGTCAGGTTGCTGTCCGCAGCCGGTGTCAAGTTCGAAGCCATTGTCGGCCACAGCTCCGGCGAGATCGGCTGCGCGTTCGCGGCCGGGTTCATCAGCGCCCGCCAGGCCATCCGTGTTGCGTACCTGCGTGGGTTTGCGTCGCGCCACGCTGCCTCGCCCACCGCGGTcggggagcagcagcagcaggtggTTGGTGGCATGTTGGCGGCGGGTATATCCCTTGAGGATGCGCGGGAACTCGTCGAGCTGGAGTCGTTCGCAGGCCGTGTGTGCATCGCGGCGTGCAACTCCCCCGACAGCGTCACCCTCTCGGGCGACATGGACGCCCTGGAAGAGATGGCCGAGATTCTCCAGGACGAGTCCAAGTTCGCGCGTCTGCTCCGCGTCGACAAGGCCTACCACTCCCACCACATGTTGCCATGCTCGGACCCGTACGTGACCGCCCTCAACGACTGCGGTTGTGCGGTAGCCGACGGGCCGGACACCGGGACCGGCTCCGGGACCGAtacggccggcgccggcgccggcgtcaagTGGTACTCCTCCGTGCACGAGGGCAAGACCATGACCAAGGCCGACGTCACGCCGCAGTACTGGCGGGATAACCTCGTCTCGCCCGTGCTCTTCCGCCAAGCGCTGGAGCAGGCCGGGTTGGAGAACacgctcgacgccgccgtggaGGTCGGCCCGCACCCGACGCTCCAAGCGCCCGCGACAAAGACGCTGGCtactgttgttgctgctgctgctacaACGGACGAGATGCCGTATACCGGGTGTCTGCggcgcggcgaggacgacgtggCCGCGTTCTCTGCGGCCCTGGGGTACATCTGGGAGCGGTTTGGTGCGCTGAACGCCATCAACGCCACCGCGTTtgtgacggcgacggcgcaacccacgtcgtcgcctgTGACTGACATCTCCAAGAGCCTCCCCGCTTACGCCTGGGACCACTCGCGCGTTTACTGGTCTGAATCCCGCGCGGCCAAGGCAGCGCTACACGGCCCTCGCCCGCACCTCATGCTCGGCACGCTGCTGCCCAGCAGCACGGCCACGACCCTCCAGTGGCGGAACTTCATCCGGCCGAGAGACCACGAGTGGATGCAGGGACACGAGCTCCAGGGCCAGGCAGTGTTCCCGGCCGCAGGGTACGCCGTcatggcgatggaggcggcgTTGTATgttgctgcttctgctgctgcatcgacgggagagaggaagaacAACATCGGCGTGCAGTTGGTTGAGTTGCTGGACTTGAGCATCGACAAGGCGGTTACGTTTGATGACGCGGATAGCATGGCGGAGCTGACGCTTACTGCGAGCGTCACGTCCTCCGATGATGCCCACATCGAGCTGGACTTCGGCATCGCCTCGTGCCTGTCCCGCGAGTCGACGCTGTCCCGGTCTGCCCAGGGCCGGatcatcgtcaccctcgGAGACGAGCCCGTGTCGCTCCCCGgcccgggcccggccccgcCGCACGCCAACCCGGTCGACATCAAGCTGTTCTACAAGGAGCTCGACAGCATCGGGTACGACTACAGCAACAACTACCGCTGCGTGTACAGCATGTCGCGGAGCACGTCGCGGGCCTCGGGCCACCTGGCACACCCGCGGCTGCTGGACggttcctcctcctcctccaacccCATCGTCCTGCACCCGGCGAACCTCGACCTGGCCTTCCAGACCGTCATGGGCGCGTACTCGTCCCCCGGCGACAAGAGGCTGCGGTCCCTGTACGTCCCGACGCGGGTCGGGCGCATCGCGCTGGTGCCGGCCGTGTGCGCAAGCTCGCTGGACTCGCTCGAAGGGGTGCGGTACAACGCCGTCAACACctacgacggcggcgactaCCTCTCGGGCGACATCGAGGTGTTCGACAAGGAGACCAACGCGGTGCTGTACAGCGTGGAGGACATGCACCTCAAGCCgctgacgccgccgtccgcgtcccAGGACCACAGGCCCTTTACCAAGACCGTCTGGGGCCCGCTGAACCCGGACAAGATCCTTGATATCGAACGGTTGTGGGCCACGGAGCAGGACAAGGAGGTCATCCCGATCATCGAGCGGGCCGTGTACTACTTCGTCCGCCAGttcttggccgagctgaCGGAGGAAGACCGGAAGAATGCCAGCGTGGGCAACCAGCGGTACATCTACTGGCACGAGCACGTTCTCAAGATTGCCAGAAACGGGAAGCATTTGTTCTACAAGCccgagtgggaggaggacaCGGAGGAAAGCATCGACAAGCTGCTGCAGGA GCACTGGTACCACCCTCATCTGCGGCTGGCCAAGCTGGTCAGTGAAAACAGCCTCTTGACCATCCGCGAGAACAAGAACCCGTTCATCTGGATGAACGAGAACGGCCTCTTGACCGAGTTCTACACGAGCTACCTGACCAGCGGCCCGACGTGGGAGTACGGGCAGCATCTGATCAGCCAGATTGCCCACCGCTTCCAGAACATGGACATCCTAGAAATCG GCGGTGGTACCGGCTCCGCAACAGCCTCCATCCTCGCGATCCCGGAGCTCGGCTTCAACAGCTACACCTTCACCgacatctcggccgccttcttcgaaaaggccaaggagaactTCGCCCCCTTCCTCGATCGCATGGACTTCCGCAAGCTGGACATCACCAAGCCGCCCGCGGAGCAGGGGTTCAAGACCCACGCGTACGATATGATCATCGCGAGCTCCGTGCTGCACGCCACGCCCAACCTGACCGAGACCATGGCCAACGCCCGCACGCTGCTGAAGCCCGGCGGGCACGTGGTGATTTGCGAGGCCACGAACAAGGACCACATGCGTGTCGGGTATCTCTTTGGGCTGTTCGCGGACTGGTGGGCGGGCATCGACGAGGGCCGCACGCTGGACCCCTTCGCCACCCGCGAGGAATGGGATGCCATTTTCAAGAAGACGGGCTTCTCGGGCATCGACAGCGTCACCACCGACCGCGAGAGCCACATCTTCCCCAACACCCTCCTCAGCACGCACGCCGTCTCGCCCGAGCAGCTGCGCCTCGACGAACCCCTTTCCGCGCCGGCCAAGCCGCAACTCCCACAGCTCGTCAtcgtgggtggtggtgccggcgaggcaTCCGCCCCGATCCTGGACAAGATCCGCGAGCTGCTACCGGGCCGCGACCCGCTCGTCGTGTCCGGCTTGGTcgagttggcggcggccgaggtgcAGCCCAAGGCGACGTACGTGGTCCTCTCCGAGGTCGACAGCCCCGTGTTTGACGACCTCACCGAGGAGAAGCTTGCTGCTGTCAAGaagctcttcttcggctcGAACGCCGGCGGGGTCCTCTGGCTGACGGAGGACGCCTGGGTCTCGAACCCGCGCCAGGCGATGGGGATCGGCATGCTGCGGTCCGTCCGGCTGGAGAACCCGGACGTTGCGTTCCAGTCCCTGGACGTGGACCGgctcgaggacctggacGCCCGGTTCCTGGTCGAGCAGATCCTGCGCCTGGAGGAGGGCACGCCGGAGAACACGGTCTGGACGCTTGAGCCGGAGATCTGCGTCGTGGACGGCCGGCCCCACGTGCCGCGCATCAAGCAGGACACGGCGCGGAACAACCGGCTCAACTCCGTCCGCCGCCCGATacttgacgaggtcgacgtcggcgccgtccccGTGGCGCTGCGGCCGCAGAGCACGTCAACCTCCTCCCCGGTCCTGGTCACGGCGCATACCTCCCGACCCCCGCTGGGTGTAGCACCGGACGCAGCCAAGCAGACGGTCCGGGTGCACCACGCCACGGTCAAGGCCATCCGCGTGCTCGGGCTGGGATACTTCCACATCGTCACCGGCACGACCccggccgacggcgccgtgctggccCTGGCGGAGGTCAACGCGTCCATCGTCAGCGTGCCGGTCAAGCACACGTTCCCCGTCAAGGACACCTCCGTAAACACCCTGTTGTCTGCGGTTGCAAACCTGATCGCGCAGGGGCTGGTCGACACGCCGCCGGGTTCGTCGGCACTGGTGTACGAGCCGCCGAGGTTCTGCGTGGATGCCATTCAGCAAGTCGCCGAGACAAGGAGAGTGCGTGTGCACGTCGCCACCGCGGatgcgtcgtcggcggcttccCGGGGGAGTGTCATTGTCCTCCATCCCCGCGATACGGACAAGGCGCTGAAGCAGAAGATCCCGGGCGGCATTGCGGCCCTGTACGATCTGTCCTCCGACAAGCATGCCGCGTCTCTCGGCCCTCGACTTGCCCGGATAACGGGTTGCTACGCCGCACGGGATTCAAGCTACATCTCCCGCCCAGAAgcagccgccgtcgtctaCTCGGACGAAGCCCTGGAGGCAAGCCAGCTGCAGCTCGTCACCGAATCCATAtcatccaccaccaccccaGCTTTGGACGCGGACAGCATCGCCTCTTGCCGCGTCACCAAGCCCGCCGACGCGCTTCACGACGCTCTGGATGCGATAGTCGACTGGCAGGCCGAGCCCAAGGTCCCCGCGCGCGTCAGCCCCGTGGACGTCGGCACGCTCTTCGTCAAGAACAAGACGtacctcctcgtcggtctTTCGCAGTCCATGGGGCGTTCGATCGCCACGTGGATCGTCAGGCATGGCGGACGGCATGTTGTGCTGTCTAGCCGGAATCCCGAGACGCCCGAGGCTGGATGGCTCGAGGATATCGAGAGGTTGGGCGGGAAGATTACCGTGCTCGCCAT GGACGCATCCAACTCACAAtccgtcgacgccggcctcgccacTCTTCGCGACGTCCACAACCTGCCGCCGGTGGGTGGTGTGGCGTACGGCCCGCTGGTGCTCAAGGACGCGCTGCTCAACAACATGGACTTGGCGACCATGGACATGGTGCTCAAGTCCAAGGTCCCCGGCGCCAAGATCTTCCACGACCGCTTCTGCGATCCGAACAAGGACCCgctcgacttcttcgtcatGTTCTCGAGTGCCGCGCTGTTCGGCGGCAACCCGGGCCAGACGAACTACACTGCTGCCAACGCGTATCTGCAGGCGCTTGGGCAGTACAGGCGAAGCAAGGGTCTCGCT GCCTCTACCATCCACATCGGCGCCGTGATGGGCATCGGCTACCTTACCCGCAACAGCCGCGAAGCCGAATTCCAAGAAAAGTCCGATGTCGACaccctcggcgaggccgagttcCTGGCCCtgttcgccgaggccgtcgtgtccggccgccgggttgatggcgtcgacggcgtgcaCGCCAAGAGGGTCATCGACATGTCCGAGACGGAGATTGCCAGCGGTATTCCCGCGCTGGAGTCGCGCCACAAGGAGACGATCAAGTTCTACCATGACCCGAGATTCGGGAACCTGAAGACGCCGGAGACCAGgggcgatgccgccgatgcgggcggcggcaagatAAGTATCAAGGAGATGCtggcaacggcgacgaccaTGGAGCAGGTTCGGGCGGCCATTAGTG AGAGCCTCTCTGACAAGATGCGCGGCGTGCTTCACATCCCGCCGGAAGAAAGCGTCAACGCGGCTGCTCCCCTTCTGGACCAGGGCATCGACTCGCTCGGCGCCATCACCGTCGCCTCATG GTTCTCCAAACAACTTTTAGTCGAAATCCCCATCCTGCGCGTCCTGTCGGGCGCCTCAATCGACGACCTGGCAGCCGAAGGCGCCTCTCGGCTCTCCCCCACCGCCATCCCCCTGGTCGCCGACGCACAAGTCTCCCAGGACTCTTCCACCGCCAGCTTGTCTGATAACTCCTCCTCCGACGACGGGGGCGCCTCAACCCCGCTGTCCACCCCGGACGAAGCCGAGAagcgcgtcgacggcgtggtGCGCAAGGCCCCCATGTCGCTGATCCAGCAGTACTCCTACACGCGTCAGGCCTCCCTCCCCGACGTCACAATCTCCCACAACACCATCGGAGTCATGATGGAAGGCAGTCTTAGCACCGACAAGCTCGCACAGGCTGTGACGGCGGCCATCAACCGCCACGAAACCTTGCGGACAGCCTTCCGCCTCTCGGAGCCGGGATCGGAATCGGAATCCGGCCCCACCCCGCAGCTGCACGTCCTCTCTGCCCCGACCTGGGGTCTCCGCGCCGTCTCCGTATCATCCCGTGCCGAGGCAGAAGCCGAGCTGGCCAAGCTGCAGAAGGAGCCCTACGATCTGGAGAGCGGCGAGACCTTCAAAatcgccgtcttcacctGGTCGCCCACGTCCCACCTCCTCGTGCTCGCCTACCACCgcctggccggcgacggctcCACCACCGAaaacctcgtcgccgagctctcCCAGCTCTACTCCGGCGCCGTTCTCCCCCCTGCACCGCAGTACACCGACTTCGCCGTCAAACAACgcaccctcctctcctcggGGGCCATGGACGCGTCCATCGCGTACTGGACGTCTCTCTACACGCCGCTCCCCGCGCCGCTTCCCTTACTCCCCCTGCCCGGTGCCcagagcgccgccgccgcccgtggCCCCGTGAGCTGGGACCAGCACACCGCCATGTCCCGCTTGTCTGCCGTGCTTGCGTTCAGGATCAAGGAGCGCACCAAGAAGCTGCGCACGACGCCCATGACGTTCTACCTCGCCGCGTACGCCGCGTTGCTCTCGGATCTTTCCAAGCAGGAGCGGGTGTCGGTTGGTTTGGCTGACACGAACCGCTCGTCCGTGGCCGACCTCTCTACCATGGGCTACTTTGCCAACCTGCTGCCCTTGCGCCTCACATCCTCCTCCGATACATTCACGACCACCATCGAATCGACCAAGGAGGCGGTGCGGCAGGCCATGTCGCACTCCATCGTGCCGCACGACTTGATCTCTTCCCGTCTGGGACTCGATGAGGTCTCGCCAAAGGACATGACTCACGCGCCGCTCTTCCAGGCCGTCTTCGATTACCGCCAGGGGGCTGCCGAGTCCGGCGCCATCGGGGGTGCGAGTATCGTCGAGGTGTTGGCGAGCCGGGAGCGCACGCCGTATGATGTTGTGTTGGAGATGAGTGATGATCCGACAAAGGATCCTCTTGTTACCGTCAAGTTGCAGAGCAGCGTGTATAGCGAGGGGGATGCGGAGGTGTTCCTTGGGAGGTATGTTGATTTGTTGACGGGGTTGAGCAAGGGGGAGACCGTGTAA